A region of the Bacteroidales bacterium genome:
CGGTGGAGCTGCACGCATAAAATCTGTAATCGAGCAACCAGAGTTTGCAGGTAAAGTTCATTGGGTGGCTCACCATGCAGGTTTCTACACTGACAGTTATACTATTCCTGAATCTCAAAGTTATCTAAGACTGTTCGGGGGTAATACTTATGCCCCTGCCATGATGCTTGACCGGACTATTCTAACAGGTAGCGCTCCTGTTATGGGAGTTCCTTCAAGCACAACAGATATTGCAAACTATTTTAGACAAGCTTTAAATACACCTACATCTATTTCAGTAAATATAACTCAAGCAAATACTATTGCAACAGACCGCAAAGTAAAAATCACAGCTTATGGTGAAGATATTAGCGGTACTCATCCGACAGAAGATTTATATGTAGTTGTTTTTTTATTAGAGAATGATATTAAATCTACCAGCCAATCTGGAGCAGGTGGCACTTATATACACAACAACTTGATTAGAAAGGTTATGAATGAAGTAACTGGTACTAAAATTGTATGGCAAGGAAATTCTTATTGTGTAACTGCTGAAGCGACCCTGCCAACAGGATGGAATGCAGATAATATGGATGTTGTGGCTTTTGTTGCTAAAAATTATTTGAATCCGTTAAGCAATGTGCAAGTGCTAAATGCAGAAAAAACAGAACTGGTAATGGAGGAATCAGGTACATATGAAATAACTTTCCATGCTGCATATAATGGAACACCTTTGGAAGGAGTAACAATTAATGTTGCAGATGCAGTAACAACAACTAATGCACAGGGTAATGCAACTTTACAATTAACTAATGGAGGCTATACTTATACCGCTACAAAAGAAGGATACGCTGGTAAAGGCTTTTTTGTTGTTGATAATGCAGACTTAACAGTAGAAGTGACAATGTCTACCGCATATGAAGTAACTTTCCATGTTATACATGAGGGTTCACCTTTGGAAGGAGTAACGATTAATGTAGCTGAGTATGTAGCAACAACCAATGAGGATGGTAACGCTATATTACAATTACCTAATGGAAGTTATGCTTATACCGCTACAAAAGAAGGATATGATGATTATATAGGTAATATTGTTGTCGAAAATGCTGCTCAAACAGTTGAATTAGAAATGGTACATAGTTTGTATAAAATAACTTTCCGTGCTGTAGATAATGGTACACCTATAGAAGGAGTAACAATTAATATTGCTGATACTATTCTAACAACCAATGCACAGGGTAGGGCTTTTATAAATTTAATTAATGGAAGTTATACTTATACCGCTATAAAAGAAGGATATAGTGATTATGAAGGCAGTGTAGTTGTTAATAATTCCGCTAGAGTAGTTAATATAAATATGATTACAGGAATAGAGGGATTTTCAATAGAAAATATTGTTCTATTGTATCCTAATCCAATTGAGAGTACATTAACAATAGAGCGCAATAGTGGCGATGTAGTTGTTATGGAAATATACAACATTTACGGAGCATTAGTTGGTAGAACAAAAACCGATAATGTGACAACTACTATTGATGTTGGAATGTTAAGCTCGGGATCTTATTTTGTAAGAATAACTGGAGCTAACGAAACCACAGTACATAGATTTATTAAGAGATAACCAATGTGTTAAGGATAAATAAAAAGAGTTGGCTCGGAAAAGAAGTCAACTCTTTTTTGTAATTAGCAATTGAGCTAAAGGATAAAAGTTGAAAAGGGAATCGGGTGTTGAGTGGAATCGAAACTCTGTTCTCTCTCGGGAGCGGGAGACAAGTCTGTTCTTTGTTGAAGACACTGTCCTGAAAATTATTAACTGTCAATTGTACATCGTTAATTGCCAGATAAGTACATCCCGACAGCAGCAATAAGTGTTAGAATAATTATTATCCCTCCTGAAATTTTGTTCATCCACCAAAGTTGTTTCAAGCGAAACTTATGTCTGAAAAGGTTGACGAAGCCTGTTAACAAAAACCACCAAAATGAAGCACCAAGAAATACTCCTAAAACAATAATAACTTGAGTTAAAAAAGTATGCTTGTACTCAAATATACCTAATGCAGCGATACTGGCTCCAAAGAAAATGATTGTCAAGGGATTGGAAAGTGTTAGAAAAAAAACGGAAATAAAATCTTCAAGCACTCCTGAGTGTTTTTTTCTTGCTCGTTTGCGAATTTGCTTAGTTTGGTTGGTAGTAAATATTTTAATTCCAAGAAAAAGCAATACACATATTCCAACTATTTGAAGAATAAACTGATTATCAGTAAAAAACTTTTGCAAGAAACCTAAACTGAAAACAGCTATAATAGCATAAACAGAGTCGGCTGAAGCAGCTCCCAAGCCCGACACAAATCCTACAAACCTCCCCTTATTGATGGTTTTTTGCACACACAACACACCAATTGGTCCCATGGGTGCTGACACAGCAAAACCTATAAGTATCCCTTTTACAAGAATAATAACTGCATTTACTGTCTCTGTAATCATTATTTTTTGTTTCAAGCCTACAAAGAAATAAAATGTTTGTTAATTTGGCAACATCAAAATTTGAATGTTTATGTTTCAATCCGACAAAGAAATAAAGGAATTTTTAGATTTTAAATATAAACTATTTAATAATCAGTCATATATCGAAACAGACCCGATACAGATACCTCACAAGTACAATAGTATTAATGATATTGAAATAAGTGCTTTTATAGCATCTCAACTTGCGTGGGGAAATAGAAAGGCGATTATAAAATCTGCAACAAAACTATTAAACAAAATGGGGGATAGCCCATGTGAATGGCTATTAGATGCTAAAGATGAAGATTATGATGTTTTTGATGATTTTGTTTACAGGACATTTAATTCGTCTGACATTAAGTATTTTATATTTCAATTATCGGATATTGTGCAAAATCACTCTTCACTTGGCAATTACTTTAAACTGCTTTATGAAAAGTCGAATAGTGACGTAAAGTCAATGTTGCAACTATTTCGTGACTCCTTTATGAATAATGCCTCCGAAAAAACTGCACGACATATGGGAAGTATTTCCAAAGGTTCGGCTGCTAAACGTCTTAATATGTTTTTACGCTGGATGGTTAGGAATGATAATTTGGGTGTCGACTTTGGAATTTGGGATTTTATTTCACCCAAAGAACTGTTCATTCCGTTAGATGTTCATAGTGGCAGAGTTGCACGCAAACTTGGACTCTTAAAAAGAAATGCAAATGATTGGAAATCTGTCGATCTGCTGACAAGCAAGTTAAAAACTTTCGATCCTGACGACCCCGTTAAATACGATTTTGCACTTTTTGGATTAGGTGTTTTTGAACGATTTTAGATATATGATACAGATTTCAATATTATATTTGTAAGCTAAAACCTGCAGTTTGTAGCTTATACATAATATATACACCTAAATTATATATGAGTTTTCTATCAGTATTATTTGTAGCAATAGCTTTATCCATGGATAGTTTTGCAGTTTCAATTGCTTTAGGATTAGGTTGTTGTAGTACAGAATTAAAACATATTTTAAGGGTAGTACTTTTTTTATCTGTTGCTCAAGCTACTTTTGCTTTGCTTGGCTGGCTTGTAGGAGACTCGTGTTTAGAGTATATAAAAAATTACGATCACTGGTTAGCATTCATTCTCTTGTCAGTAATAGGTGGGCAAATGGTGTATGAAGGGATAAAAGGTAAAAACAAAGATAGTAATGACAATAATAATGCTGTACCGACAGTAAAATCATTGTTACTATTGTCGATAGCAACATCAATTGATGCATTAATTACAGGTGTTAGTTTTGCCTTTTTAGATGTAGATATTTTCATGGTTATAGTCGTGATATTGAGCGTAACAGCCTTTTTTACATTTATTGGATTTACTTTTAGTGGTAAAATAGGGAAAAAATGTGGCAACTATTCTGAGATTTTTGGAGGTATCGTGTTAATTCTAATTGGTTTAAAAGTGTTAATTGAACATACTTTACATGCATAAATATATGTATTACTGTAACATATCAATAATGAATATTGAAATTATCATAAAGTCAAACCATTTAAAATGTAATCCAACAAAATTTTTATTCTAATTATTGCTTATTAAACTTATTTATTGTATCATTGCAAAGTAATTCCCGTAAGAGGGGGCTTTAAATTCCAAACTTACCCCCGAATCAATCCAAATTAAAAAAATATAATTTACATTTTCAAACATTTCCCACATGTATGATATTTTAGAACTGAACAAGAAACTTGTATCAGAATTGAAGGAGATCGCTACAGATCTTGGACTTAAAAAATTTGATGGACTAAAAAAACAAGATCTCATATACAAAATTCTTGATCAACAGGCGATTTTAGCATCAGAAAAAGCAACAAAGAAGGCTGCGACGAGCGGAGAAAAAAGACAAGAAAAACGTCCTCGTATATCCACAAATATTGCAAACAAGGCAAAAGAGACTAAACTACTGTCAGAGGTCAAAGCAACTTCTAGTACTACAGGTCAAAAAAGTACTGGCACTCAGCTGGTAGAAGACAAAAAAAACAGCAATACAGCAAAAAAGATTGACGATAAAAGTCGTAATAAAACTCAAGGCTCAGCTGAGAAGGACAGAAGTAGTTTGCAAGATAAAGGCAAAAGAGTGCCACTTCCAGATATAGTTGTAGATCAGGACGATACAGAGATTATTTATTCCGATGATGCTGAGACAAAAGCTCCTCAAAGCAAAGAGGTTTTAGAGAGCAATGCACGCGAAACCGATGTCTTAGATGCTAAACAAGAAAGTGGTTCTAAGAGAGGAACTGAGTTGAGAGAATCGGTAAAAGAGCAAAGTCTGGAGAAATCTAAGAACAATCAAAAAAACGATAAACGATACGAATTTGATGCAATAATTACCGCCGTTGGAGTACTGGAAATAATGCAGGAAGGATATGGCTTCCTTAGATCATCGGACTACAATTACTTTAACAGTCCTGACGATATTTACGTAAGCCAATCTCAAATAAAGCTTTTCGGATTAAAAACAGGCGATACGATCGAAGGTCCTATACGACCACCTAAAGATGGCGAAAAGTTTTTCCCTTTAATTAAAGTTGAAAAAATAAACGGCCGTTCAACAGAGTATATTCGTGATCGTATACCATTCGATTTTTTAACCCCTCTGTTCCCTTTTGAGAAATTTGATATAACATCACATGCGGAGTCCTCGTTATCAACTCGTATAGTTGATATGTTCTCGCCAATAGGTAAAGGTCAAAGAGGTTTGATAGTTGCACAACCAAAAACAGGGAAAACAGTTCTGTTAAAAGAGATTGCGAATGCAATAGCAGCAAATCACCCCGAAGTATATTTAATAATTCTGTTAATTGACGAAAGACCTGAAGAGGTTACTGATATGGCGCGCAACGTAAGAGGTGAAGTAATCAGCTCCACATTCGACGAGCCTGCAGAAAGACACGTAAGAGTTGCAAACATAGTACTCGAGAAAGCTAAACGAATGGTAGAATGTGGGCACGATGTGGTTATTTTGTTAGACTCGATAACACGTCTTGCACGCGCTTATAATACAGTATCTCCAGCGTCGGGCAGAGTACTTTCGGGAGGTGTTGATGCCAACGCACTACACAAACCAAAACGTTTCTTTGGCGCGGCTCGTAAAATCGAGAACGGTGGTTCGTTAACTATCTTAGCTACAGCACTTACAGAAACAGGTTCAAAAATGGACGAAGTTATTTTCGAAGAGTTTAAAGGAACCGGAAACATGGAGTTACAGTTAGATCGCAAACTGTCGAACAGAAGAATATATCCGTCAGTCGATATTTTGGCATCAAGCACGCGTCGTGAAGATCTATTGTTGCCTAAAGATACTCTTAACAAAACCTATATTTTGAGAAACTTCCTTGCCGATATGAATAGCATTGAAGCTATGGAGTTTATGCGTCAGCGACTTCCTCAAACACGTTCAAATGAAGAGTTCCTTTTAACAATGGACAAGGGATAATAGTTAAAAGGTACAAGGTAAAAGTGGATACAGTCATGCGCTGTATACATTAAATATTTTTCTTTTACCATGTACCTTTTTCTTGCACCTTGCATCGTTCTTATTTAAAATGATTCTGAATTATTAACAGCTATCGGAGTCATACAAAATCAACATTATTTTTTGTTAATTTTGTGCAAAAATCAATAAAAAGTATATAAATTTCAATAAAAGCATAATTATGAGTCAGAAAAAGAAATTCATTACATGTGACGGTAACTATGCAGCATCGTACATATCTTATATGTTTAGCGAAGTTGCAGCTATTTACCCAATTACCCCATCGTCAACCATGGCAGAATATATTGATGAGTGGGCAGCAGGTGGTCAAAAAAATATTTTTGGTCGTCCAGTAAAAGTTGTTGAAATGCAATCGGAAGCCGGCGCAGCTGGAGCTGTACATGGTTCGTTACAAGCAGGTGCATTAACATCAACATATACAGCATCGCAAGGATTGTTGCTTATGATTCCGAATATGTACAAAATTGCCGGAGAACTTCTTCCTGCAACTTTCCACGTGTCGGCACGCAGCTTGGCTGCACAGGCACTCTCTATTTTTGGAGATCATAGCGACGTTATGAGCACTCGCCAAACAGGATTTGCAATGTTAGCCACAGGTAGCGTTCAAGAGATTATGGATATCGCTGCCGTAGCACACCTTGCAGCAATAAAATCAAGAGTTCCTTTCATGCACTTCTTTGATGGATTCCGAACATCACACGAAATTCAAAAAGTTGAAGCACCTGTAATGGAACAATTGGCAGGTTTAATTGACCAAAAAGCACTTAAGGCTTTCCGCGACAATGCTTTAAATCCAGAACATCCCGTAACAAGAGGAACAGCACAAAATCCTGATATATATTTCCAAACTCGCGAAGCCGCTAACAAATTCTATGATGCAGTTCCCGATATCGTAGAGCATTATATGCAGGAGCTTAAAAAGATAACAGGTCGTGAATATCACCCATTTACATATTATGGCGCAGCAGATGCTACTGACATTATTATTGCAATGGGCTCAATTACCGATACTATCAAGGAAGTAATTGATTATAAGATTGCTAAAGGTAAAAAAGTTGGTTTAATCAGCGTACATTTATATCGCCCATTCTCAGCTAAATACTTCTTTAAAGTATTTCCAAAATCAGTTAAACGTATAACTGTACTCGACCGTACAAAAGAACCGGGAGCAAACGGTGATCCATTATACTTAGATATAGTAGAACTATTTAAAGATAAAGCCAACGCTCCAGTTATTGTTGGTGGACGCTACGGATTATCATCAAAAGATACCACACCAGCTCAAATGATTGCTGTTTTTGATAACATGGCAGCGAAAGAGCCAAGAAATCAATTTACAGTGGGTATTAATGATGATGTGACTCACCGCTCACTTCCATTAACGACAGAGGTAAACGTTTCTCCATCAGGTACATATCAAGCTAAATTCTACGGGATTGGCTCAGACGGTACTGTTGGTGCAAACAAAAACTCAATTAAGATTATTGGCGACACAACCGACAAATATTGTCAGGCATATTTTGCTTACGACTCTAAAAAATCGGGTGGTATTACTGTATCGCATTTGCGTTTTGGCGACACTCCAATCCGTTCTCCATATTTGGTAACAACTCCTAACTTCGTTGCATGTCACGTGCCCTCATAC
Encoded here:
- a CDS encoding manganese efflux pump codes for the protein MSFLSVLFVAIALSMDSFAVSIALGLGCCSTELKHILRVVLFLSVAQATFALLGWLVGDSCLEYIKNYDHWLAFILLSVIGGQMVYEGIKGKNKDSNDNNNAVPTVKSLLLLSIATSIDALITGVSFAFLDVDIFMVIVVILSVTAFFTFIGFTFSGKIGKKCGNYSEIFGGIVLILIGLKVLIEHTLHA
- a CDS encoding Omp28-related outer membrane protein, with translation MCNSTFAQMLLSDEDAISNNTAQIEEVSLGGNQETNSVVDVPVTANVSALVVERKVLLEQFTTELCGYCPGGAARIKSVIEQPEFAGKVHWVAHHAGFYTDSYTIPESQSYLRLFGGNTYAPAMMLDRTILTGSAPVMGVPSSTTDIANYFRQALNTPTSISVNITQANTIATDRKVKITAYGEDISGTHPTEDLYVVVFLLENDIKSTSQSGAGGTYIHNNLIRKVMNEVTGTKIVWQGNSYCVTAEATLPTGWNADNMDVVAFVAKNYLNPLSNVQVLNAEKTELVMEESGTYEITFHAAYNGTPLEGVTINVADAVTTTNAQGNATLQLTNGGYTYTATKEGYAGKGFFVVDNADLTVEVTMSTAYEVTFHVIHEGSPLEGVTINVAEYVATTNEDGNAILQLPNGSYAYTATKEGYDDYIGNIVVENAAQTVELEMVHSLYKITFRAVDNGTPIEGVTINIADTILTTNAQGRAFINLINGSYTYTAIKEGYSDYEGSVVVNNSARVVNINMITGIEGFSIENIVLLYPNPIESTLTIERNSGDVVVMEIYNIYGALVGRTKTDNVTTTIDVGMLSSGSYFVRITGANETTVHRFIKR
- a CDS encoding LysE family transporter produces the protein MITETVNAVIILVKGILIGFAVSAPMGPIGVLCVQKTINKGRFVGFVSGLGAASADSVYAIIAVFSLGFLQKFFTDNQFILQIVGICVLLFLGIKIFTTNQTKQIRKRARKKHSGVLEDFISVFFLTLSNPLTIIFFGASIAALGIFEYKHTFLTQVIIVLGVFLGASFWWFLLTGFVNLFRHKFRLKQLWWMNKISGGIIIILTLIAAVGMYLSGN
- a CDS encoding transcription termination factor Rho, coding for MYDILELNKKLVSELKEIATDLGLKKFDGLKKQDLIYKILDQQAILASEKATKKAATSGEKRQEKRPRISTNIANKAKETKLLSEVKATSSTTGQKSTGTQLVEDKKNSNTAKKIDDKSRNKTQGSAEKDRSSLQDKGKRVPLPDIVVDQDDTEIIYSDDAETKAPQSKEVLESNARETDVLDAKQESGSKRGTELRESVKEQSLEKSKNNQKNDKRYEFDAIITAVGVLEIMQEGYGFLRSSDYNYFNSPDDIYVSQSQIKLFGLKTGDTIEGPIRPPKDGEKFFPLIKVEKINGRSTEYIRDRIPFDFLTPLFPFEKFDITSHAESSLSTRIVDMFSPIGKGQRGLIVAQPKTGKTVLLKEIANAIAANHPEVYLIILLIDERPEEVTDMARNVRGEVISSTFDEPAERHVRVANIVLEKAKRMVECGHDVVILLDSITRLARAYNTVSPASGRVLSGGVDANALHKPKRFFGAARKIENGGSLTILATALTETGSKMDEVIFEEFKGTGNMELQLDRKLSNRRIYPSVDILASSTRREDLLLPKDTLNKTYILRNFLADMNSIEAMEFMRQRLPQTRSNEEFLLTMDKG
- a CDS encoding TIGR02757 family protein, coding for MFQSDKEIKEFLDFKYKLFNNQSYIETDPIQIPHKYNSINDIEISAFIASQLAWGNRKAIIKSATKLLNKMGDSPCEWLLDAKDEDYDVFDDFVYRTFNSSDIKYFIFQLSDIVQNHSSLGNYFKLLYEKSNSDVKSMLQLFRDSFMNNASEKTARHMGSISKGSAAKRLNMFLRWMVRNDNLGVDFGIWDFISPKELFIPLDVHSGRVARKLGLLKRNANDWKSVDLLTSKLKTFDPDDPVKYDFALFGLGVFERF